One window from the genome of bacterium encodes:
- a CDS encoding DUF885 domain-containing protein: protein MPTAPAGDAFALLVSDFLASLYEAHPTLAASLGLHAYDGRVPDLSERARADRTSALRTQAARAAAIPDAALPADDRHDATLLRLAIDEEIFELEALRDVERNPLAYAGAVDVSSYVKRDYAPLEQRITALAEHLRRIPEVLATARATLRPPLPRPFVDTAIDVYEGTVAYHESDLTAAARAAGPGDVWTAFERGNAAALAALRTFLQYLADQQPRAGDEFAIGEERFRMMLRTGEMVDLDLDRLLEIGRRDLDENTQRLRAACEAAAPGLAVRDAIKRQGADHPPADRLIEEAARVLDELRAFVEARGIVTIPSDVPCRVEPTPPFLRWAFAMMDTAGPFEPSSDSFYYVTPPEPGWTAAQTEEWLTKFDYATLRDVGVHEVYPGHYVHFLHVRRLGRPLRQVLTSYAFVEGWAHDCEAVMLEQGFRPDDAALRIAQLAEALLRDVRFIAAIEMHTRGMRVEDAAALFVDHAYLEPLPAEKEAVRGTFDPGYLNYTLGKLMVRRLRDDARAQAGGGFDLRAFHDALLGLGAPPVPLARRTLLGDAAGVLPD from the coding sequence ATGCCCACGGCCCCCGCCGGCGATGCGTTCGCCCTGCTCGTCTCCGACTTTCTCGCGTCGCTCTACGAGGCCCACCCCACCCTGGCCGCGTCGCTCGGCCTGCACGCCTACGACGGCCGCGTCCCGGACCTCAGCGAGCGGGCGCGCGCGGACCGGACCTCCGCCCTGCGCACGCAGGCCGCCCGCGCCGCGGCCATCCCGGATGCCGCCCTCCCGGCCGACGACCGGCACGACGCGACCCTGCTGCGGCTCGCGATCGACGAAGAGATCTTCGAGCTCGAGGCGCTCCGCGACGTGGAGCGCAACCCGCTCGCATACGCCGGGGCAGTCGACGTCAGCAGTTACGTGAAACGCGACTATGCGCCGCTTGAGCAACGGATCACCGCGCTCGCAGAGCATCTGCGTCGGATTCCCGAGGTCCTGGCGACCGCCCGCGCCACGCTGCGCCCGCCGCTGCCGCGGCCGTTTGTGGACACGGCCATCGACGTCTACGAGGGCACCGTCGCCTACCACGAGAGCGACCTGACGGCGGCCGCGCGCGCCGCCGGCCCGGGCGACGTGTGGACGGCCTTCGAACGCGGAAACGCCGCGGCGCTCGCCGCGCTGCGGACCTTTCTGCAGTACCTCGCCGACCAACAGCCCCGCGCGGGCGACGAGTTTGCGATCGGCGAGGAGCGCTTCCGCATGATGCTGCGGACCGGCGAGATGGTAGACCTGGATCTCGACCGGCTGCTGGAGATCGGCCGCCGCGACCTCGACGAGAACACGCAGCGGCTCCGCGCGGCCTGCGAAGCCGCTGCACCCGGTCTGGCGGTGCGTGACGCGATCAAACGGCAGGGCGCCGATCACCCTCCGGCCGACCGGCTGATCGAGGAGGCGGCGCGCGTCCTCGACGAGTTGAGGGCCTTCGTCGAGGCCCGGGGAATCGTGACGATTCCGTCCGACGTGCCGTGCCGTGTCGAGCCGACCCCGCCGTTCCTGCGCTGGGCGTTCGCCATGATGGACACCGCCGGCCCGTTCGAGCCGTCGTCGGACTCGTTCTACTACGTGACGCCGCCCGAGCCCGGGTGGACCGCGGCGCAGACCGAAGAGTGGCTCACCAAGTTCGACTACGCGACGCTCCGCGACGTCGGCGTCCATGAAGTCTATCCCGGCCACTACGTGCACTTCCTTCACGTCCGGCGCCTCGGCCGGCCGCTCCGTCAGGTCCTGACGAGTTACGCGTTCGTCGAAGGGTGGGCGCACGATTGCGAGGCGGTAATGCTGGAACAGGGCTTCCGGCCGGACGACGCGGCGCTCCGGATTGCGCAGCTCGCCGAGGCCCTGCTCCGCGACGTCCGCTTCATCGCGGCGATCGAAATGCACACGCGCGGCATGCGGGTCGAAGATGCGGCCGCGCTCTTCGTGGACCACGCGTACCTCGAGCCGCTGCCGGCCGAAAAAGAAGCCGTGCGTGGCACCTTCGACCCCGGATACCTCAATTACACGCTCGGCAAGCTGATGGTGCGGCGCCTGCGGGACGATGCACGCGCACAGGCGGGCGGCGGATTCGACCTCCGCGCCTTCCACGACGCCCTGCTGGGCCTCGGCGCGCCGCCTGTGCCGCTGGCCCGGCGGACCCTTCTCGGCGATGCGGCGGGCGTGCTGCCGGATTAA
- the rph gene encoding ribonuclease PH, producing MSRRDGRQPDQLRALTLTRKYTKFAEGSVLVQLGETRVLCTASVEERVPPFLRGTGQGWITAEYGMLPRSTQERTPRGDRTGGRVHEIQRLIGRSLRAVVELERLGERTVTLDCDVLQADGGTRTAAITGAFVALVDALTLLRRTGALPRVPVREFLAATSVGIVDGGSILDLTYEEDSRARVDMNIVMTESGKFVELQGTGEGGPFTKAEAASLMQLAERGIVTLIARQRDALADVLTAL from the coding sequence ATGTCGCGCCGCGACGGCCGCCAGCCGGATCAACTCCGCGCACTGACCCTGACGCGCAAGTACACGAAATTCGCCGAGGGCTCCGTGCTCGTGCAGCTCGGCGAGACCCGGGTGCTCTGCACGGCGTCGGTGGAGGAGCGGGTGCCGCCGTTTTTGCGGGGCACCGGCCAGGGGTGGATCACGGCGGAGTACGGAATGCTGCCCCGCTCGACGCAGGAGCGCACGCCCCGTGGCGATCGCACCGGCGGCCGGGTGCACGAAATCCAGCGGCTTATCGGGCGGTCGCTGCGGGCGGTCGTGGAGCTGGAGCGGCTTGGCGAGCGCACCGTGACGCTGGACTGCGACGTCCTCCAGGCCGACGGCGGGACGCGCACCGCGGCGATCACCGGCGCGTTCGTCGCGCTTGTGGATGCGCTCACGCTCCTCCGTCGTACGGGGGCGCTGCCGCGTGTGCCGGTCCGCGAATTTCTCGCCGCCACAAGCGTCGGCATCGTGGACGGGGGCTCCATCCTCGACCTGACCTATGAGGAAGACTCGCGGGCGCGGGTGGACATGAACATCGTCATGACGGAATCGGGCAAGTTCGTCGAGCTCCAGGGCACCGGCGAGGGAGGTCCCTTCACGAAGGCCGAGGCCGCGTCGCTCATGCAGCTCGCCGAGCGGGGCATCGTGACCCTCATCGCGCGCCAGCGCGACGCGCTCGCCGACGTGCTGACCGCGTTGTGA
- the rdgB gene encoding RdgB/HAM1 family non-canonical purine NTP pyrophosphatase: MLATRNPGKIREIAAIYAGLGTRFADLGEWPALGALPEDGETYADNAASKAVAVARATGLPALADDSGVEIDALGGAPGVRSRRLLGDVASDAERNAHVLALLAGLPAARRTARYRAAVAVATPDGTVQTFEGACEGVIVERPRGAGGFGYDPIFAPAGEERTMAEVPLEVKNRLSHRARALRAARAAVARALGMEEEGPGAGANNFEVSPVHDSSGRRTGPA, translated from the coding sequence GTGCTGGCGACTCGCAATCCCGGGAAGATACGCGAGATCGCGGCGATCTACGCCGGTCTCGGCACGCGCTTCGCGGACCTCGGGGAGTGGCCGGCGCTCGGCGCGCTGCCCGAAGACGGCGAGACGTACGCCGACAACGCGGCGAGCAAGGCCGTCGCCGTGGCGCGGGCCACGGGCCTGCCGGCGCTCGCGGACGATTCCGGCGTGGAAATCGACGCCCTCGGCGGTGCGCCGGGCGTGCGGTCGCGCCGGCTGCTCGGGGACGTCGCGTCCGACGCGGAACGCAACGCCCACGTGCTCGCGCTGCTGGCCGGTCTGCCGGCCGCGCGGCGCACGGCCCGCTACCGGGCCGCCGTCGCGGTCGCGACGCCCGACGGGACGGTACAGACGTTCGAAGGCGCCTGCGAGGGTGTGATCGTCGAACGGCCGCGGGGCGCGGGCGGCTTCGGGTACGACCCGATTTTCGCGCCCGCCGGTGAGGAACGGACCATGGCCGAGGTGCCGCTCGAAGTGAAGAACCGGCTCAGTCACCGTGCCCGGGCGCTCCGGGCCGCGCGCGCCGCGGTCGCGCGGGCGCTCGGCATGGAAGAGGAGGGACCCGGCGCCGGGGCCAATAATTTTGAGGTTTCGCCGGTCCACGATTCTTCGGGACGGCGGACCGGCCCGGCGTGA